In Desulfuromonas thiophila, the DNA window TGGCTGAGGGCCAGCTGGGCACAGCAGGGCGGGGCAGGGCAGGGTCGTCCGTCATCAGCAACTGCCGGCCGTTTTCAACCTTTGTGACAAGGAGGATGACCATGGAGATCACCGACAAGGTTCTGGAGGTGCTGCGCGCCCAGGGCGAACCCCTCAATGCCGGCAAGATTGCCGAGCTTGGCGGCCTTGACCGCAAGGAGGTCGACAAGGCCATGACCCGGCTGAAAAAGGAAGGCCGGATCGTTTCGCCCAAACGCTGCTACTGGACTCCGGCCTGAGCGGTCGCCTGTCGGCCAGAAACACCACAGCCCCGCCCGGATCACCCCCGGCGGGGCTGTTCGCGTAACAGGGTTCGTTGTGCCTGTCAGGCGGTTTTTTGCGCGATATAGACCCCGTAGCTGATGTAGTCCCGGTAGCGTTCGTACAGGTCAATTTCGTCTTGTTCGGCCGCCACAATCGCGCGGGCTTCTTCACTGTGGCCATTGCGCTGAAGAAAGTCTGCAAAACGTGCCTGTAGGGGGCGGTAATACTGGTCCAGCCAGCAGTATTGCGGCAAAACAAAGTAGCCCAGCGGCACATAGCCGTGTTTTTCAAGAACCCGGATTTTGGCCGAGGCCACATCAATTTCGGGATATTCGTGCTGCCAATGCTGCTCAAGTTCCCGCGGCCGGCTATCGCTAAGCCAGGTGATCTCGGAAGCGACCAGCAGCCCGCCCGTTTTGAGAAAACGGCGCCAGTCGGCCACGCCTTTTTCAAAGCCGATGTTGTAGATGGCGCCCTCCGACCAGATCACGTCCAGCTCCTTGTCGGCAAAAGGCAAGTTGTCCATCGAACAGGCTAGAGGAGCTATTTTCTCCGCCAGCCCGGCACGTTCGGCCCTGTCCTTCAACACCTCAAGGAAGTCCTGCAGAAAATCCACCGCCGTGATCCGGGCGTTCAGAAGCCTGGCCAGTACCAGGGTGGAGGCGCCCGTGCCGCAGCCGATGTCGGCAATCCGCAGCGGCGCCGTCCGGTCGATCCGGGCCAGTTGCAGCGCCCGTTCCGTTTCGGCCTCTGCGCCCGGTCCCTGCCGCTGGCCCTGCTGGTGCAGGTCGATCAACAGCCTGAAATCATCCATGCTCATTGCCTTTCTCTCCCATTGTTCAAGCCATTCTACTGGGCGTCGAAATAGTGCTCTACCCGGTTGGCGGCGTTGGCGCGCAGGTTGAAGTAGTAAAAAGGGATGTCATAGGAGTGATAGACCCCGGCGCTGCTCAGCCGCAGTTCGTCATCGACGGCGGTGGCGCAGCGCACCACGCCATTCGATGTGTCAACGCGGGCATCGGCATACTGGGGCACCTGCTGAAAGACGCCATCAGCGTCCGGCAGGAACGAACCCAGCCCCTCCTCGACGGCGGCCGGAGTTTCATCCAATGTCCAGCTGATGGGATTGATGGCCAGGGCGCCCGGCAGCAGAAACGGGACGTTATCGCTGTCCACCGTGGGGGACAGGGTGTTGTAGGACACAATGACACCGGTGTCGTCCGGCCCCTGGGCAAAGTGGAGATGCGGGTTTGCCGCCAGGAAATCCGCTGTTACGGAATAGCCGATGACGTAGGCCACAACCATCCGTTCAAGGTATTCCGGATGGTTTTTAAAGTAATCCGCCAAGAGCAGAATCAGAACGTTGGACCCCTGCGAGTGGCCGACAAGCAAAAACGGTCGGCCGTTGTTGTAATGCTTGAAGTAGTAGTCCAAAGCGGCCTCGGCATCGGCCGCCGGAACGCTGGCCAGCAATTCGTCGCGCTCCTGTGCCGGCAACGCCAGGGAATAGGCCGCATCGACCTGACGATAGTAGGGGGCATAGACATTGCCGACCGGCTCAAACGCTGTCGCCTGACGGGCATAGGCGGCGGCGGAGCCCGCCAGCATCGAGGCATTGTCAATTTCAGCGATGTTGGCATCGGTGGGGGCCGTTTTTGCCCAGGCCGTCGGGTACAGGTAAAAAACGTCCACCTCCTTGTCGGTGGTCTCCGGCACCTTCAGCCAGTGGGTTTGCACGGAATAGTCCGTTGTCTGCCGATCGGCGCCGTCAGAAGAAGACGAGGAATCGCCGCAGCCCGCAACCAGCATGGCCAGAACAATCGTCAACAGCAGCATAGCTGACAATCGCCCACGAAGGCTGTTTTTCAATGCGTTTCGGATCATTCTTCGTTCCTTTTCAGCAAGGATTTGGTTGCTCAGGCGTCTGACCGGGCACACTTTTCGGGCTGCACCCTCCATGGCCACATTGAATTTCTTTTTTCTGAACACTTCGTCTACCGGAATTGCCTCAACGT includes these proteins:
- a CDS encoding MarR family transcriptional regulator; translation: MEITDKVLEVLRAQGEPLNAGKIAELGGLDRKEVDKAMTRLKKEGRIVSPKRCYWTPA
- a CDS encoding class I SAM-dependent methyltransferase, translated to MDDFRLLIDLHQQGQRQGPGAEAETERALQLARIDRTAPLRIADIGCGTGASTLVLARLLNARITAVDFLQDFLEVLKDRAERAGLAEKIAPLACSMDNLPFADKELDVIWSEGAIYNIGFEKGVADWRRFLKTGGLLVASEITWLSDSRPRELEQHWQHEYPEIDVASAKIRVLEKHGYVPLGYFVLPQYCWLDQYYRPLQARFADFLQRNGHSEEARAIVAAEQDEIDLYERYRDYISYGVYIAQKTA
- a CDS encoding DUF3089 domain-containing protein — encoded protein: MIRNALKNSLRGRLSAMLLLTIVLAMLVAGCGDSSSSSDGADRQTTDYSVQTHWLKVPETTDKEVDVFYLYPTAWAKTAPTDANIAEIDNASMLAGSAAAYARQATAFEPVGNVYAPYYRQVDAAYSLALPAQERDELLASVPAADAEAALDYYFKHYNNGRPFLLVGHSQGSNVLILLLADYFKNHPEYLERMVVAYVIGYSVTADFLAANPHLHFAQGPDDTGVIVSYNTLSPTVDSDNVPFLLPGALAINPISWTLDETPAAVEEGLGSFLPDADGVFQQVPQYADARVDTSNGVVRCATAVDDELRLSSAGVYHSYDIPFYYFNLRANAANRVEHYFDAQ